The sequence below is a genomic window from Longimicrobiales bacterium.
CCTGAACGAAGCACTGCGCAGCGTCCCGGACATTGATCTCGATTTCCCAAGGGACATAAGAGAAAAGTTGATTTTACGCGTGTATAACAAGTACGGACATGAACATACGGGACTCGTCTGTACTTTCCCAACGTACCGACTGAAGTCTGCAGTGCGTGAGATCGGCAAGGTCCTGGACCTCCCCCTCGGCGAGTTGGAGAAGCTTTCGAAGCTCGCCGAACACCGTTCCGCATCAGGGCTCGCGGACGAGATCGCTTCCCTGCCGGAGTTCAAGGACCGGGCCGATGGCCACCTCTGGAAACTGCTCGGAGAGCTGGCCGAAGACGTGTCCGGACTTCCACGTCACATTTCGCAGCACGTCGGCGGCATGATCATCTCGAGTCGCCCCTTGGTCGAAATCGTCCCACTCGAGCCGGCCGCCTGGGAGGGCCGCGTCCTATGTCAGTGGGACAAGGATTCGTGCGAGGACGCCGGCTTTATCAAAATCGACTTCCTGGCCCTCGGAATGCTGTCCTTGGTCGAGGAAAGCATCGATCTGATTGCCGAGCGGCACGGGGAAGCTCCCGATCTCTCCCGAATCGACTTCGAGGACGAGGTCATTTACGACCGGATCTGCTCCGGGGACACGGTGGGGCTCTTCCAGATCGAAAGTCGGGCTCAGATCCAGATGCTCCGGCGCACGCGACCCCGAAACCTCGACGATCTTTTCGTTCAGGTCGCGATCGTGCGCCCGGGGCCAATCGTCGGCGGCGCGGTGAACCCCTATGTGCGCCGTCGAGAGATGCTGCGCGAGAACCCAGACTACGAGGTCCCCTACCCCCATCCGCTCCTCGAGGAGGCTCTGGGAGAGACGCTGGGGGTGATCATCTTCCAGGATCAGGTCCTAAAGGTCTGTCAGGCCCTCGCGAACTTCTCCGACGGCCAGGCGGAGTCCCTGCGGCGTGCCATGAGCCGGAAACGCTCCAGAGAGGCCCTGACGGCCCACTGGGATGACTTCAGGGAAGGAGCCATGGCCAACGGCATCGACAAGACCACGGCCCGGGAGATCTTCACACAAGTCACCGCGTTCTCGGAATTCGGCTTCCCGAAATCACACGCCGCAGCCTTCGGCCTGCTGGCGTATCAATCGGCCTGGATGCGGCACTACTACCCAATTGAGTTCTATGTGGGGCTGTTCAACAACCAGCCCATGGGCTTCTACTCGCTCGATACTCTAGGCCGAGACGCCCGCAGGAACGGAATCAGAACCCTTCTGCCCGACGTAAACCACAGCGGCGTCGAATGCACGGCCGAGGGTGACGACCTGCGCGTGGGCCTAGGGTTCTTGCGAGGCTGGGGTTCAGAAGTCGCCGAGCGGGTCGTCAACGAACGCCTGAACAATGGTCCGTACCGGTCGATCGTCGAATTCCTGCGACGCACCCCTGCCGCACTCAAGCGTCCTGCCATCGAAAACCTGATCTGGGTCGGTGGATTCGGTGATTTTGGCCTTACCCGACGGGAATTGCTCTGGCAGGCCGGGCTCTGGCTCGGCCCGGAGACAGACGGCGACAGCAGCGGTGGCCGCGAAGACCATGCACAAACCGAACTGGCGCTCGACGACCCCTACGCAGGCATGGCGTTTCCGGACCTTGGGGAGCACGACCAGATGATTGCGGAATACCGCATGCTCCAATTCTCTGCGAACCTGCATCCGCTCACACTGCTACAGCACGCGCTGCCGGAGGAGACTGTCGGTTCAGACCGCCTTCCGCACCTCGAACAGGGCAGTACCGTGCGCGTCGCAGGCTTGGTCACGACACGACAGCGACCGGGAACGGCAAGGGGCTATGTCTTTGTCCTAATAGAAGATGAGTACGGTCCCATCAACGTAATTGTGAAGCCAGACATCTATAAGCGTGACCAATCGTCTGTACGCATGGAGCCGTTCCTCACTGTACGCGGGCGCCTTCAGAAAGACGGTGACACACTCAACGTGATTGCCTTCGAGGTCGAAGCACTGATAGTGCCCGGGACTCCGGTTCGGAGACGAGGTATGTCCAGGTCCTACCCGGACGGTCGCCGGCCGGAAACAGCTGCCGTGCGAGAACTCGCCTCGCCAGATGATGCAGACACCCAGACAGACTCGACCGAGGGCCCCATGGCTCCCACTAGGGACAGCACCTCACTCCACACGTCCCTGCCCGAGCCACTCGAAACGTGGGCGGATCGGGACGAGAAGCCTGTCACCAACCCATACCAGTACCTCACCGCCTTGCGACAGAGCCCGCCAGGCATCAAGAGTTTCGGCTGATGCCAGGCTTGTTATGAATCGACGGCTGGGCTTCACGCTTCTCGCCACGGTGCCTCCCGATCGCACCGCACACTTCGCCATGCTGCAGAAGATCGAAGGTCACGAAAGAGGCGGATCAGACCTGAGGCCCGATCCGCCCATCACAGGTGCGGCAGCGCGGGGTCAGCGCCCCTGGGGCCAGATGTTGTTGCTACGGTCCACGTCAGGGGCTGCTCCAGCTGGATCAATCTCAATCCGACTCACCGCTCCGGCTGTCGAGGCAACGTCGATTTCGTAGCTCGTGTTGCCTGCCAGCCAATGGCTGACGGGAATCTCATGCACGAAGTCCATGCCGTTTCGCGTCCGGATACGGACTGTGGCCGGGAAGACCGCAAGGCTGCGGTCTTCGATCGTCACGATCGCGCCACCTGTCGGCTTGGGCTGCACGGACCCAACCGCGTGGTCCAACGTCCAGGTGTTGTAATAGAACGACGTCCAGAACCAGTCCAGGTCCTCTTCCGCGAATCGCTCGAAGGTATTGAAAAAGTCCCACGGCGCCGGATGCTTGTACGCCCACTCCGAGATGAAGGCCTGGTACGCGGCACGGAAGGTGTCTTCGCCGATCACCGAACGTAGCGCACCAAGCAGCGTTGCAGGCTTCGGATATGACGCGACACCGTAGCCCGGGCCGGGTTCGTAAAAGTCACCATGACGCATCATGCTTTGCTCGAGACCAGCGGCCGCAACCTGAAGGTAAAGAATAGCTTCCACCCTATGGTGATTGACCCCGGGCCAAAGCGCCATCCGACTCTCCTGTTCAAGAAACGACGTCGAGCCTTCGTCGAGCCAGGCGTGCCGCTTCTCGTCCGTTCCCACGATCATCGGCACCCACATGTGGCCGATCTCGTGTGACGTGGTGTTGAAAACGTCCGTCGGCTCCCCACCTTCGTACGGGCCAATGACCGTCATCATCGGGAACTCCATGCCCCCGTCGATGATGTCGGCCCCTTCGACTGAAGTCATGTGGGACCACGGGTATGGAAATCCGGTGTACTCCGAGTGGTGCTCGATTGACTGCTTGCCGTACTCCCACTGCTGTGACCACAGAGGAGCCCGACTTTCTCTCCAGAAGGAGTTGATGAGGATGCGGCGGTCTGCCCCGGGATCCACGTCCGTGGCTTCAGCCGAGACACTTTCCGCTCCCTCCTCGTCTCTCGAGTCGTCCTCGTCGTCCGACATCTCAAGGTCAGATGGGTTCACCCAGGGTTCAGCCAGCGGCCCCACCAGCGCAGAGGTGGCATCCCACTGTTGGACGTTGGACGTCGTCCAGGCAAAGTCCCTGACGTTCTCCGCCGTGAAGTGATACGTCAGCAGCCCTTCGACGCCCTCGGTAGTCACCGTGGCAGCCTCACGCGCAGCCGAGTCTGCAATCGTGACCAGTGTGTCCGCCTCCGCAGCGACAGCGAGAAGGTCCAGAGTCCTCTCCGAGTAGACTTCCTCGGGGTTCTGGAGATCTCCGGTCGCCATCACCGTCCAACCGGCGGGCACCGTCAATTCGACGTTGTAGTCCCCGAACTCATCGTAGAACTCTGCATTTCCGAGGTATGGCTGGGCGCTCCAGCCGCGGAGGTTGTCGAACATCCCGATTTTCGGGAACCAGTACCCGACGAAATAGACCTCATTGTCTGAGTGACCCATGCGGCCCGCGCCCTTTTGGGGAAGCGTGACCTCCCAGTCGATATCGAGCTGGAGGGTGTCGCCACGCTCGAGTCGGATCGACGGGCGCACCTGCATAAGCGTGCCATCGACTTCCCAACCCGGACCGGCTGCGAGTGGTCCCTCGCTCAGTTCTTCCCCGTCCGCGGCCAAGCGCGTAATCGTTACGCCACCCGTAATCTCTTGAGACGCGTATCGGGGTGACCCTTCCTTGTGGATGTTCTGGTGCAGGTGAACAAACACAGAGGCAAGATTGGCCGGCGCATCATGAAAATAGAGGATCTGGGCGGTCCCCTGGAGCTTCGCCGTCTCCGGGTCCAGAGTCGCGCGGATGTCGTAGCCAACCCACTGCTGCCAGTAGCCAGAGCCCGGTGATCCGTCCTCGGTACGCCAGGCGCGCTCCATGGCACGCTCGAACTCGCCGGGCGGCACGGTGGCAGACGGAACCGGCCTGGTTTCCCTTTCCTGGGCCGAAAGAGCCGATCCCGGGTCACCCACGACAAGCGATGCGAGAAGCACAGCCGCCACAACCCATCTATCTATTGCTGATTCCATCATCGATCCCCTCAGGGATTGCGTTTCGCGTAAAAGGCGACGCCTGCCCAGTCCGTCGCAGCCGGGAACATGTCGAAGTAGCGGTTCACCCCCTCTTCGCCCATGAATGGCGCCAATTCGGTGCGCACCTCGGTCTCGAACCGGGCCGCATCCTCCACTTCCTCGTCGATCCCGACCGCAATCGCAGCCCGCACACGAGCTTCTAGTGCGTCCAATCGTTCTGCGAGCTGCTGACGACGCGCCTCCACTTCTCCATGAATCCCGAAGTGGGTCGCACCGAAGCGTTCCGGCCCGATCTGTCCGATCTCTTCCAAAGTACGAGCCCAGTCCAGGAGATTTACCGCGGGCGGAGGTGTTGGTGGATGCTGCGGCCCGCCGCCGAGCACGATTCCCATGGAGTCACCGGAAAACAGCGTCCCGTCCGACTCGTCAAGCCACGAAATATGGTGTGATATGTGTCCGGGTGTGGATATGGGACGAAGCCCGCCCCACGGGCCAGCCTCCCCGGGCCGCCATGCCCTGATCCGATTCACCTCCACTGGCTTCACATCACCCCACAGTGTGTCGTGTAGCTCCCCAAACGTCCGCCTCGTGCTCGATACGAGCCGATCCGGATCCACCATATGTGACGCCCCATCTTCATGAACGTGCACAACCGCATTGGGGAAATGATCCAGGAGGAACCCCGTGCTACCGGCGTGATCCAGGTGAATGTGGGTCAGTAGGACGTGTCGAAGCTCTCCACCCGTGATCCCATACTGCGAGAGCGACTCGAGGAGGCCCTCAAGCGTGGTCGTTGGGCCAGGATCGATAATCGTTGGCTCAATGCCGTCCACGACGTAGCAGCAGATCGCACCCGGGAGATCGAGATGCTCGAGGTCGACACAGATGTGATCGTTCATAAACACTCCATAGGGTCAACGAAAAGGGGCGTCCGCATCGCGGACGCCCCTCCTTTCAAACTATGCCGCTTCGTCGGCAATCCGGCTTCAGCCGCGATCACTCATCGGAACGAAATTACGCTCGTCCGAGCCAGTGAACACCTGGCGGGGCCGGGCAATCCGTAGCTCTGGATCCTCCAGCATCTCCTGCCACTGAGCGAGCCAGCCGACGGTCCGCGGGATGGCGAACAAAACCGGAAACATCTCTACCGGGAAACCCATCGCCTGATAGATCAGGCCCGAGTAGAAGTCGACGTTCGGGTAGAGGTTCCGCTCAACAAAGAAGTCCTCGTTCAGCGCAATCCTCTCGAGCTCCAAGGCGATGTCGAGGAGCGGGTTGCGTCCCGTGACATTGAAGACCTCGTCCGCAGTCCGCTTGATGATCGCGGCGCGAGGATCGTAGGCCTTGTAGACACGGTGCCCAAAGCCCATCAGGCGCTCTTCCCGCTTCTTCACGCCT
It includes:
- the dnaE gene encoding DNA polymerase III subunit alpha, encoding MTIPYVELHCHSGFSFLDGASHPEELVMRAVELGYPALALTDHNGLYGSMEFAQAARQAKLQPITGAEVTLRECFTGVDEPEGGHHVTLLAETPQGYANLCRLLTETHMHSERGDARLPLESLLRLPEGLILLTGCLKSPVAAALDSSVADAEAFTSRLISAFGPGNVFMELQDNAVKGDRARNKGLGRLAGRMGLGVVATGNVHYHRPERHRLQDVLVSIRSRATLDGAHGARRANRLFHLPDAWEMHHRFQSRPEAVTNTLLIAERCAQFDLTEDLGYEFPDFAGSERGGGIESLAAMCLGKISQLYEPGSEEERDAEERLHTELCLVDLHGLAGFFLVYRDIMKLAGEVAREVRGEAPRASSGLPAGRGRGSSVSSIICYLIGLSHIDPVKNNLFLGRFLNEALRSVPDIDLDFPRDIREKLILRVYNKYGHEHTGLVCTFPTYRLKSAVREIGKVLDLPLGELEKLSKLAEHRSASGLADEIASLPEFKDRADGHLWKLLGELAEDVSGLPRHISQHVGGMIISSRPLVEIVPLEPAAWEGRVLCQWDKDSCEDAGFIKIDFLALGMLSLVEESIDLIAERHGEAPDLSRIDFEDEVIYDRICSGDTVGLFQIESRAQIQMLRRTRPRNLDDLFVQVAIVRPGPIVGGAVNPYVRRREMLRENPDYEVPYPHPLLEEALGETLGVIIFQDQVLKVCQALANFSDGQAESLRRAMSRKRSREALTAHWDDFREGAMANGIDKTTAREIFTQVTAFSEFGFPKSHAAAFGLLAYQSAWMRHYYPIEFYVGLFNNQPMGFYSLDTLGRDARRNGIRTLLPDVNHSGVECTAEGDDLRVGLGFLRGWGSEVAERVVNERLNNGPYRSIVEFLRRTPAALKRPAIENLIWVGGFGDFGLTRRELLWQAGLWLGPETDGDSSGGREDHAQTELALDDPYAGMAFPDLGEHDQMIAEYRMLQFSANLHPLTLLQHALPEETVGSDRLPHLEQGSTVRVAGLVTTRQRPGTARGYVFVLIEDEYGPINVIVKPDIYKRDQSSVRMEPFLTVRGRLQKDGDTLNVIAFEVEALIVPGTPVRRRGMSRSYPDGRRPETAAVRELASPDDADTQTDSTEGPMAPTRDSTSLHTSLPEPLETWADRDEKPVTNPYQYLTALRQSPPGIKSFG
- a CDS encoding M1 family metallopeptidase, giving the protein MMESAIDRWVVAAVLLASLVVGDPGSALSAQERETRPVPSATVPPGEFERAMERAWRTEDGSPGSGYWQQWVGYDIRATLDPETAKLQGTAQILYFHDAPANLASVFVHLHQNIHKEGSPRYASQEITGGVTITRLAADGEELSEGPLAAGPGWEVDGTLMQVRPSIRLERGDTLQLDIDWEVTLPQKGAGRMGHSDNEVYFVGYWFPKIGMFDNLRGWSAQPYLGNAEFYDEFGDYNVELTVPAGWTVMATGDLQNPEEVYSERTLDLLAVAAEADTLVTIADSAAREAATVTTEGVEGLLTYHFTAENVRDFAWTTSNVQQWDATSALVGPLAEPWVNPSDLEMSDDEDDSRDEEGAESVSAEATDVDPGADRRILINSFWRESRAPLWSQQWEYGKQSIEHHSEYTGFPYPWSHMTSVEGADIIDGGMEFPMMTVIGPYEGGEPTDVFNTTSHEIGHMWVPMIVGTDEKRHAWLDEGSTSFLEQESRMALWPGVNHHRVEAILYLQVAAAGLEQSMMRHGDFYEPGPGYGVASYPKPATLLGALRSVIGEDTFRAAYQAFISEWAYKHPAPWDFFNTFERFAEEDLDWFWTSFYYNTWTLDHAVGSVQPKPTGGAIVTIEDRSLAVFPATVRIRTRNGMDFVHEIPVSHWLAGNTSYEIDVASTAGAVSRIEIDPAGAAPDVDRSNNIWPQGR
- a CDS encoding MBL fold metallo-hydrolase, producing the protein MNDHICVDLEHLDLPGAICCYVVDGIEPTIIDPGPTTTLEGLLESLSQYGITGGELRHVLLTHIHLDHAGSTGFLLDHFPNAVVHVHEDGASHMVDPDRLVSSTRRTFGELHDTLWGDVKPVEVNRIRAWRPGEAGPWGGLRPISTPGHISHHISWLDESDGTLFSGDSMGIVLGGGPQHPPTPPPAVNLLDWARTLEEIGQIGPERFGATHFGIHGEVEARRQQLAERLDALEARVRAAIAVGIDEEVEDAARFETEVRTELAPFMGEEGVNRYFDMFPAATDWAGVAFYAKRNP